From Candidatus Binataceae bacterium, a single genomic window includes:
- a CDS encoding HAD family hydrolase, with translation MAAQEKSGSSRASAVKALLFDFGGTLAFLDYELLAHEFSRSGRKLDALALEYAEYQGRAMLDRFMMGERRGDVNDGYQQFFRGWMRAAGIPEEEVPGYAVRFQEIHRERTLWHVVRPGTVEALERLKSQGFKLAVVSNADGNVERDAKDFGLAPFFDTIVDSHVVGVAKPDPRIFHIALERLGVTPKEARFAGDIYSIDMVGARAAGIEGALIDQHDRYHWVEHRKIRHVGQLHPLS, from the coding sequence ATGGCAGCGCAGGAAAAATCAGGCTCTTCGCGGGCGTCGGCGGTCAAAGCACTGCTGTTCGACTTTGGCGGAACGCTGGCGTTTCTCGATTACGAATTACTCGCGCACGAGTTCAGTCGTTCGGGGCGCAAACTCGATGCGCTCGCGCTTGAGTATGCGGAGTACCAGGGCCGTGCGATGCTCGATCGGTTCATGATGGGCGAGCGTCGAGGCGACGTGAACGACGGCTACCAACAATTCTTCCGCGGCTGGATGCGCGCGGCAGGAATTCCCGAGGAGGAAGTGCCCGGGTACGCTGTGCGCTTCCAAGAGATTCATCGCGAGCGGACCCTGTGGCATGTGGTGAGGCCCGGAACTGTTGAAGCGCTGGAGCGGCTCAAGTCGCAGGGGTTCAAACTGGCGGTCGTCTCGAACGCGGACGGCAACGTCGAGAGAGATGCGAAAGACTTTGGGCTCGCGCCGTTTTTCGACACCATCGTGGACTCGCACGTGGTCGGCGTGGCCAAACCCGATCCGCGAATTTTTCATATCGCTCTTGAACGCCTGGGCGTGACACCCAAAGAGGCGCGTTTCGCCGGAGATATCTACTCGATCGATATGGTTGGTGCGCGCGCGGCAGGAATCGAAGGGGCACTCATCGACCAGCATGATCGCTATCACTGGGTAGAACATCGCAAGATTCGTCACGTCGGCCAACTGCATCCATTGAGTTAG
- a CDS encoding ABC transporter substrate-binding protein: MNITLGLSLSLSGKFAPLGRQIEDALQLFVADINAAGGVMIGAERSYFALRCHDDRSEQTRCAAIYRELCAGTGSDIVLGPYSSELTAVAAPIAEEHGRVFINHAAAADGIYRRGYKMIVGLPTPASQYLDEFIRLLASLKFWRKRLALITEPTDFTRSLSIGAQACIREPPVRRKGVRLRVKWEERLDSGQASEVLVSTLRRDRINSLVSAGSYDHDLAVMRAVLDSELNIPVLACVAAGRSRFGTDLGERAEGIVGTSQWEPDSQVIPELGPNSREFAYRMRTQTRTATCDYVAAQAYAAGVLAADVIGKLGTCDQVRMREQFSTLRTGTLFGAFEIDPETGCQVAHHMLTVQWHKGSKVPIEPHPPLGDRGSSEYSAGWRLLEAGAQLLGLGNRGKRNRGDGYELDRN, translated from the coding sequence GTGAACATAACTCTGGGGCTTTCGCTTTCACTGAGCGGCAAATTCGCGCCGCTCGGACGTCAAATCGAGGACGCACTGCAGCTTTTCGTCGCCGACATCAACGCCGCCGGTGGAGTAATGATTGGCGCAGAACGCAGCTACTTTGCGTTGCGCTGCCACGACGATCGCAGCGAGCAAACCCGCTGCGCAGCGATCTATCGCGAGCTATGTGCAGGCACCGGCAGCGACATCGTGTTGGGACCTTACTCCAGCGAACTTACTGCAGTTGCCGCACCGATTGCGGAGGAACATGGCCGCGTGTTCATTAATCACGCCGCTGCCGCCGACGGTATCTATCGACGCGGATACAAGATGATCGTGGGACTGCCAACTCCCGCCAGCCAATATCTCGACGAATTCATTCGCTTGCTTGCGTCGCTCAAGTTCTGGCGCAAGCGTCTGGCGCTAATCACCGAACCGACGGACTTCACACGTTCGCTCAGCATTGGCGCGCAGGCTTGCATACGTGAGCCTCCGGTTCGGCGCAAAGGCGTGCGCCTGCGCGTCAAATGGGAGGAGCGGTTAGATTCGGGGCAGGCGAGCGAGGTGCTGGTGAGCACGCTGCGCCGGGATCGAATCAATTCACTGGTCAGTGCCGGCAGCTATGACCACGATCTAGCGGTGATGCGCGCGGTTCTCGATTCAGAACTCAATATCCCGGTGCTGGCGTGCGTCGCGGCCGGGCGGAGCAGATTCGGCACCGACCTTGGCGAGCGCGCGGAGGGAATCGTGGGAACCAGCCAGTGGGAGCCAGATTCGCAAGTTATTCCCGAGCTGGGACCGAATTCCCGTGAGTTTGCGTATCGGATGCGCACCCAGACCCGCACCGCCACATGCGATTACGTCGCTGCACAGGCTTACGCGGCGGGGGTTCTGGCCGCCGATGTCATCGGGAAGCTTGGCACCTGCGACCAGGTGAGGATGCGCGAACAATTTTCGACGCTTCGAACCGGAACCCTGTTTGGCGCTTTCGAAATCGATCCCGAAACTGGCTGCCAGGTCGCGCATCACATGCTGACCGTGCAGTGGCACAAGGGCAGCAAGGTACCGATCGAGCCCCACCCGCCGCTCGGCGATCGCGGATCGAGCGAGTATTCCGCTGGATGGCGCCTCCTGGAGGCCGGCGCGCAGCTCTTGGGGTTAGGAAACCGCGGCAAACGCAACCGCGGCGACGGTTACGAACTGGATCGCAATTAA
- a CDS encoding alkyl sulfatase dimerization domain-containing protein, translating into MGVVRETSEKLIRGEISTRQLHPLMATGESEEVADGVMFYRWFANVTAIKTREGLVLIDTGAYFNQSATLELLRKFSPERVNTAIYTHGHVDHACGTPALLAEARKNNLARPRVVGHRAVAARFDRYKRTLGYNSAVNTRQFSRQSQWPTEYVYPDTYFDNQLNVVAGDHKFECHHARGETDDHCWVYIPQRKVLCTGDFIIWAVPNAGNPQKVQRYARDWAEALRAMSKLGAEVLVPGHGYPVFGALTVRRMLNDTAEFLQGLYDTTVAMMNADATLDEIIHAVKPRPDLAEKPYLQPVYDDPEFIVRNIWRLEGGWYDGVPSNLQPATDAERGREIAALAGGVDKIVTRALEKLVAGELALAAHLVDWAVAAAPDDRPAHQARVSIYEARAERAISTMAHGIFRSAALASAKKLGQEPPPDQRSF; encoded by the coding sequence ATGGGCGTAGTCAGGGAGACCTCCGAAAAACTGATCCGTGGCGAAATTTCAACGCGCCAGCTTCACCCGCTCATGGCGACCGGCGAGAGCGAGGAAGTCGCCGACGGCGTGATGTTCTACCGCTGGTTCGCGAACGTCACCGCTATTAAAACCCGCGAAGGGCTGGTGCTGATCGATACCGGGGCCTACTTCAATCAGTCCGCTACTCTCGAACTGCTGCGCAAGTTTTCCCCGGAGCGGGTGAACACCGCGATCTATACCCATGGACACGTCGACCATGCCTGTGGCACTCCGGCGCTGCTCGCCGAGGCGCGCAAGAACAACCTCGCGCGCCCACGCGTGGTCGGGCACCGCGCCGTGGCGGCACGCTTCGACCGCTACAAGCGGACCCTCGGTTATAACAGCGCGGTCAACACGCGTCAGTTCAGCCGCCAGTCGCAATGGCCTACCGAGTACGTGTACCCCGACACCTATTTCGACAATCAGCTCAACGTGGTTGCGGGTGATCACAAATTCGAATGTCATCACGCGCGCGGCGAGACCGACGACCACTGTTGGGTCTACATTCCGCAGCGTAAAGTGCTGTGCACCGGAGATTTCATCATCTGGGCGGTGCCCAACGCGGGCAATCCACAGAAGGTCCAGCGCTACGCACGCGATTGGGCCGAGGCGCTCCGCGCGATGAGCAAACTGGGCGCGGAAGTGCTGGTGCCTGGCCACGGCTACCCGGTGTTCGGCGCGCTGACCGTGAGACGGATGCTCAACGACACCGCCGAGTTTCTTCAGGGTCTCTACGATACGACCGTCGCGATGATGAACGCGGACGCGACGCTTGACGAGATAATCCACGCGGTCAAGCCGCGACCCGATCTGGCCGAGAAACCGTACCTCCAGCCGGTCTACGATGATCCCGAGTTCATCGTGCGCAACATCTGGCGACTGGAAGGCGGATGGTATGACGGCGTTCCCTCAAACCTGCAGCCCGCAACCGACGCTGAGCGGGGTCGCGAGATTGCGGCGCTGGCGGGTGGAGTCGATAAAATTGTCACGCGGGCGTTGGAAAAACTCGTGGCAGGCGAGTTGGCTCTTGCCGCGCACCTAGTCGATTGGGCCGTCGCCGCGGCTCCGGATGATCGTCCAGCGCACCAGGCGCGGGTCTCCATTTACGAAGCTCGCGCCGAAAGAGCGATCTCCACCATGGCGCACGGTATCTTCCGCTCGGCCGCCCTTGCCTCGGCGAAAAAGCTGGGACAGGAGCCACCGCCCGACCAGCGCAGTTTCTGA
- a CDS encoding riboflavin synthase: MYTGIIEDLGSIASVKRVPQGAVMTVKTALPLSKIDIGDSICFNGVCVTVVAKGRGKISADLSAETLRRSTLGKLKAGDRINLERCLTMDKLLSGHLVAGHVDGVARIVSVKPEGSSRLFTFEAPASEVRYLVEKGSVALDGISLTCFAIKGRQFSVALIPHTLKVTTLGDRKAGDKVNFESDMLVKYVEKMLVQRGFASLASAQAQAGAAR, from the coding sequence ATGTACACCGGAATAATCGAAGACTTGGGCAGCATCGCTAGTGTCAAGCGCGTTCCGCAGGGCGCGGTGATGACGGTCAAAACCGCGCTGCCTCTGAGTAAGATCGATATTGGCGATTCGATTTGCTTTAACGGGGTCTGCGTTACGGTCGTGGCGAAAGGACGGGGAAAAATTTCCGCCGACCTTTCCGCCGAGACCCTGCGCCGCTCGACCTTGGGCAAGCTCAAGGCCGGAGACCGGATTAACCTCGAGCGATGCCTCACGATGGACAAGCTGCTCAGTGGCCACCTGGTGGCCGGGCACGTGGATGGCGTCGCGCGGATCGTTTCCGTCAAGCCCGAGGGGAGCTCGCGGCTCTTCACCTTCGAGGCGCCGGCCAGCGAGGTTCGGTACCTGGTGGAGAAAGGATCCGTGGCGCTCGACGGAATCAGCCTGACCTGTTTCGCGATCAAGGGCCGTCAATTTTCGGTGGCGCTGATTCCGCATACCCTCAAGGTCACCACGCTTGGCGACCGAAAAGCTGGCGACAAGGTAAACTTCGAAAGCGACATGTTGGTCAAGTACGTCGAGAAGATGCTGGTCCAGCGGGGATTCGCCTCCCTCGCGTCGGCGCAGGCCCAGGCGGGAGCCGCGCGATGA
- a CDS encoding Rrf2 family transcriptional regulator: MSLMQIPRKIEYALRAMIYLADRPAGVARGSEIARHEQIPKYYLEKVIRDLMRRGLVQARRGPGGGYQLARSAPQITFRDIIEAVEGPITLNICTDGSSSCALQPTCRMYRVWEKGQRVLLEVFSDTSLSEVASSKAPGSPLTGGTARSESVGKQ; the protein is encoded by the coding sequence ATGAGCCTGATGCAGATACCGCGCAAGATCGAGTACGCGTTGCGTGCAATGATCTACCTCGCGGATCGTCCGGCGGGAGTCGCGCGCGGAAGCGAAATCGCCCGGCACGAACAGATTCCCAAGTACTACCTGGAGAAAGTGATTCGCGACCTGATGCGACGTGGACTGGTCCAGGCGCGGCGCGGCCCCGGTGGCGGCTATCAGCTCGCGCGCTCCGCCCCGCAGATCACCTTCCGCGACATCATCGAGGCGGTCGAAGGTCCGATCACACTCAACATCTGCACCGACGGATCCAGTTCGTGCGCGCTGCAGCCGACCTGCAGGATGTACCGGGTCTGGGAGAAAGGGCAGCGCGTGCTGCTGGAAGTGTTCTCTGATACTTCGCTGTCTGAAGTCGCATCGAGTAAGGCTCCAGGTAGTCCCCTCACCGGTGGGACAGCTCGGTCCGAATCGGTCGGCAAACAATAA
- the nagA gene encoding N-acetylglucosamine-6-phosphate deacetylase, with protein sequence MHAAHHDGTMARHGLRTLSGEIAQPDGTLTRGQITFSDRIVEVHAAPTSSDDYILPGFVDLQVNGAHGAGVMTASPEAIVGIGRKLAPEGTTAWLPTAVTATVERIEQVHAAIAQATSLAAEQKGPAVAATILGMHLEGPFISPRRLGAHPPLNLEPRGEAFERLRALPAVKLVTLAPELPGALDAIKQLTGLGVAVSLGHTDATLEEARAGVAAGARMFTHVCNAMRPLNHRDPGVVALALAPSAARSAFIPDGVHVHPEVLRLAWRARGTPGIVLTTDMVPLAGTGGEASWDVGSGRARIDRGAARLADGTLAGSIISMLDGVRLMQREVGVPLAEAAVMASTNPAAVLGLRNRGQLVPSCWADLIVLNRALELRAVFVGGRELS encoded by the coding sequence GTGCACGCCGCGCACCACGACGGGACCATGGCTCGTCACGGCTTGAGAACGCTGAGCGGCGAAATCGCACAGCCGGACGGGACGCTGACCCGCGGGCAAATCACCTTTTCCGATCGAATCGTCGAGGTTCACGCGGCACCGACCTCGAGCGACGATTACATCCTGCCCGGATTCGTCGACCTGCAGGTGAACGGAGCACACGGCGCCGGCGTGATGACGGCCTCACCCGAAGCGATAGTCGGGATCGGCCGAAAGCTGGCGCCTGAGGGAACGACCGCGTGGCTGCCTACGGCGGTGACCGCGACCGTCGAGCGCATCGAGCAGGTGCATGCCGCTATCGCCCAAGCCACCTCGCTCGCGGCCGAGCAGAAAGGCCCGGCCGTGGCCGCCACGATTCTCGGTATGCATCTGGAAGGGCCGTTCATTTCGCCAAGGCGGCTCGGGGCGCATCCCCCGTTGAACCTCGAGCCGCGCGGCGAAGCGTTCGAGCGGCTGCGCGCGCTGCCAGCCGTGAAACTGGTAACGCTCGCGCCCGAGCTGCCGGGTGCGCTGGATGCCATCAAGCAGCTGACCGGACTCGGCGTAGCGGTTTCCCTCGGTCATACCGATGCGACGTTGGAAGAGGCGCGCGCGGGAGTGGCTGCTGGCGCGCGGATGTTCACCCACGTGTGCAACGCCATGCGTCCGCTGAACCATCGCGACCCCGGAGTGGTTGCGCTTGCGCTGGCGCCCTCCGCCGCCCGATCCGCCTTCATACCGGACGGCGTCCATGTGCATCCGGAGGTACTGCGGCTGGCCTGGCGGGCGCGCGGCACTCCGGGAATCGTCCTCACCACCGACATGGTCCCGCTGGCGGGAACCGGGGGCGAGGCGAGTTGGGATGTAGGCTCCGGCCGGGCACGAATCGATCGTGGCGCCGCGCGGCTGGCGGACGGCACCCTTGCGGGAAGCATCATTTCGATGCTCGACGGCGTGCGCTTGATGCAGCGCGAAGTCGGGGTGCCGCTGGCCGAAGCAGCGGTTATGGCATCTACCAACCCGGCCGCGGTACTCGGGCTTCGCAATCGCGGGCAACTGGTGCCGAGCTGTTGGGCCGATCTGATAGTACTGAACCGTGCGCTCGAATTGCGGGCGGTATTCGTCGGCGGTCGCGAACTGAGTTGA
- a CDS encoding GNAT family N-acetyltransferase: MNDPSSVSQPAGERSRTRSFSEESFYLEEFYGKSLLFAMVPPAGTRISDFNSLLHTLRHLKKNQTRCIVIVSRSALPKLLRRMGRHAPSGPVPVFNPSVGVRSRPYPPDGAVAQIWEGLRAGSIVVASTSDEEEDDLVVFAQELASRLRVFKLIFLDRQDGLVDRKGNRLSFVESKRIPRTTRGIRSRVRRAIIRSAARALKDGVGSVNLVAPRDVYEELFSFIGAGTLFTETPYGHVQPISIDDFEEVEALIMRGQSEGSLLSRSEEQIAKILPSCFGYRIGDEHLAGICALLTDPYRRERAGEITALYTLTRFQGEGVAVELVKEVVSEARARMLRYVFACTSEERAARFFSRLKFRRVGAKEVPASKWRGYDRTRIGRLSIFHYKLD, from the coding sequence GTGAACGACCCGTCATCGGTTTCTCAGCCCGCGGGCGAACGGTCGCGCACTCGCAGCTTTTCCGAGGAAAGCTTCTATCTCGAGGAGTTCTACGGTAAGAGCCTGCTGTTCGCGATGGTTCCGCCGGCCGGCACTCGCATCAGCGACTTCAACTCACTGTTACATACGCTGCGTCATCTCAAGAAGAACCAGACCCGCTGCATCGTGATCGTTTCTCGGAGCGCGCTGCCCAAGCTCCTGCGCCGGATGGGCCGGCACGCGCCAAGCGGACCAGTGCCGGTGTTTAATCCCTCGGTCGGCGTGCGCTCGCGCCCTTATCCGCCCGATGGCGCCGTAGCCCAAATCTGGGAAGGGTTGCGTGCGGGCTCTATAGTGGTCGCCTCGACCAGCGATGAGGAGGAAGACGACCTGGTGGTGTTCGCGCAAGAGCTGGCCAGCCGGCTGCGCGTCTTCAAACTTATCTTTCTCGATCGCCAGGATGGGCTCGTCGATCGCAAAGGCAATCGGCTATCCTTCGTCGAAAGCAAACGGATCCCGCGCACGACGCGGGGAATCCGCTCGCGGGTACGACGGGCGATAATTCGCTCCGCCGCGCGCGCTCTCAAAGACGGGGTCGGCTCCGTGAACCTGGTCGCCCCGCGCGACGTGTACGAAGAACTGTTCAGCTTTATCGGGGCAGGGACCTTGTTCACTGAAACTCCCTACGGTCACGTGCAGCCGATTTCCATCGATGACTTCGAAGAAGTCGAAGCGCTCATTATGCGCGGGCAGAGTGAAGGCTCTCTGCTGTCCCGCAGCGAGGAGCAGATCGCGAAGATCCTTCCCTCGTGCTTCGGCTACCGAATCGGCGATGAACACCTGGCCGGGATTTGTGCACTGCTGACCGATCCGTATCGGCGGGAACGCGCGGGCGAGATCACCGCCCTGTACACGCTCACCCGCTTCCAGGGCGAAGGGGTAGCCGTGGAGCTGGTCAAGGAGGTGGTGAGCGAGGCACGGGCGCGAATGCTGCGGTATGTGTTTGCATGCACCAGCGAAGAGCGTGCGGCTCGGTTTTTCAGTCGCCTCAAGTTCCGCCGGGTCGGAGCCAAAGAAGTACCGGCATCGAAGTGGCGCGGTTACGATCGGACGCGGATCGGGAGACTCAGCATCTTCCACTACAAGTTGGACTGA
- a CDS encoding MaoC/PaaZ C-terminal domain-containing protein, protein MPLNKSCIGREFAPVTTEVTAAAIQKYARAYNDDNPAFFEAARPGGLVAPPMFAVVVTWSSTLNAVMDPETGADLLRLVHGEQDMSFLAPIRPGDRITSRAKITAIDTKATGETMTVDLSAVNQNGVAVNHSVFSAFIRGGGRRSSPQETRTDEPPGGEPMLTVAQSIDADQTLRYAEASGDRNPIHVDENVARMAGLPGIIVHGLCTMAFTSKVMIDNLCDGDPTRLKRLRVRFSRPVRPGETITTRVWPEGEREGRRAFAYQTSASDGQAVIRGGIAEVS, encoded by the coding sequence ATGCCTCTCAACAAGTCGTGCATCGGCAGAGAATTTGCTCCGGTAACCACCGAGGTCACCGCCGCCGCGATCCAAAAATATGCGCGAGCTTACAACGACGACAATCCGGCATTCTTTGAGGCGGCCCGGCCGGGTGGCCTGGTTGCACCGCCCATGTTCGCGGTGGTGGTAACCTGGAGCTCGACCCTCAACGCGGTAATGGACCCCGAGACGGGGGCCGACCTGCTGCGCCTGGTCCACGGCGAACAAGACATGTCTTTCCTGGCTCCGATTCGCCCCGGCGACCGGATTACCTCACGCGCAAAAATCACCGCGATTGATACCAAGGCGACGGGCGAAACGATGACCGTCGACCTGAGCGCGGTGAATCAGAATGGGGTGGCGGTGAACCATTCAGTTTTCAGTGCATTCATTCGGGGGGGTGGCCGGCGCTCAAGCCCGCAAGAGACGCGTACTGATGAGCCACCGGGCGGCGAGCCCATGTTGACCGTTGCACAAAGCATCGATGCGGATCAGACCCTCCGTTACGCGGAAGCTTCGGGCGATCGCAATCCGATTCACGTCGATGAAAACGTGGCGCGAATGGCGGGCCTGCCTGGAATCATCGTGCACGGCCTTTGCACCATGGCTTTCACCTCGAAAGTCATGATCGACAATCTCTGCGACGGCGACCCCACCCGTCTTAAGCGGCTGCGCGTGCGATTTTCGCGTCCGGTGCGCCCGGGCGAAACGATCACCACCCGCGTGTGGCCCGAAGGAGAGCGGGAGGGACGTCGCGCTTTCGCATACCAGACCAGCGCAAGCGACGGTCAGGCCGTCATTCGCGGCGGGATCGCCGAAGTGTCTTAA